In Pyrus communis chromosome 1, drPyrComm1.1, whole genome shotgun sequence, the following are encoded in one genomic region:
- the LOC137743958 gene encoding peroxiredoxin Q, chloroplastic-like, which yields MASLSVPKHPAFPSLLPTQTPKHHPSSQTLPIVSSASHSQFYGLKFSTSSTLPIPSSSSGKMFISAKVDKGKVPPAFTLKDQDGKTVSLSKFKGKPVVLYFYPADETPGCTKQACAFRDSYEKFKKAGAQVVGISGDDPSSHKAFAKKYKLPFTLLSDEGNKVRKGWGVPSDLFGTLPGRQTYVLDKNGVVQLIYNNQFQPEKHIDETLKLLQSL from the exons atggcCTCCCTCTCTGTTCCCAAGCACCCAGCCTTCCCCTCTCTACTTCCCACCCAAACTCCCAAACACCACCCATCTTCTCAAACCCTCCCAATTGTCTCCAGCGCTTCACATTCCCAGTTCTATGGCCTCAAGTTCTCCACTTCTTCCACTCTGCCAATCCCTTCATCTTCCTCTGGCAAGATGTTCATTTCTGCTAAG GTGGACAAGGGTAAGGTTCCTCCAGCCTTCACATTGAAAGATCAGGATGGAAAGACAGTGAGCCTCTCCAAGTTCAAGGGAAAGCCTGTGGTTCTATATTTCTACCCTGCTGATGAGACCCCTGGCTGCACTAAACAG GCTTGTGCTTTCAGAGATTCGTATGAGAAGTTTAAAAAGGCCGGTGCCCAGGTTGTCGGGATTAGTGGTGATGACCCCTCATCACACAAG GCTTTTGCAAAGAAGTACAAACTTCCATTCACATTACTAAGCGATGAGGGCAACAAGGTGAGGAAAGGATGGGGAGTGCCGTCGGATCTGTTTGGGACATTGCCCGGGAGGCAGACATATGTTCTGGACAAGAATGGGGTGGTTCAACTCATCTACAACAATCAGTTCCAACCAGAGAAGCATATCGACGAAACTCTCAAACTACTTCAAAGCCTCTAA
- the LOC137742518 gene encoding respiratory burst oxidase homolog protein E-like translates to MMPTASFSSKRSTYSHGFELPGNSSPSSVGGAMLPKFLNDLNQDLVEVTLELDDDDDGSIVVCSVAPANDDLTSSEAAAANGILRRSLSATSRSIRRTFGWLKSASSRTTASNSESVAEFTLSAREARRMKAKLQRTRSSAQRALNGLRFISKTNAGGSDAAEQWQQVEARFESLAKDGLLASADFGECIGMGDSEEFAVGIFDALARRRRQKISKITKEELRDFWLQISDNSFDARLQIFFDMADSNDDGRITREGVRELIMLSASANKLSKLKEQAEDYASLIMEELDPENFGYIEFWQLEALLLQRDVYLNYSRPLSTASVSRSQNLSSLKPKNLVRRLSRSLQCLILENWQRGWILLLWVVAMASLFGWKFYQYRKNRAAFQVMHYCLPVAKGAAETLKLNMALVLLPVCRNTLTWLRSTRARCFIPFDDNINFHKIIAFAIAIGIIIHAGNHLACDFPRIVNSSPEKFAPLSSDFHNKKPTYEFLLTGTEGTTGILMVILIAISFTLAARRFRRNMVRLPAPFNKLTGFNAFWYSHHLLGLVYILLIIHGSCLYLAHKWYEKTTWMYIFVPLLLYVAERSLRTCRSKHYAVKIFKVSVLPGNVISLIMSKPPGFKYKSGQYVFLQCPTISPFEWHPFSITSAPGDEYLSVHIRTVGDWTRELKRAIAEEDDSSPAVHSARFVQIRNLDRRGQPRLFIDGPYGAPAQDSQSYDVLLLVGLGIGATPFISILRDLLNSTRTAQEQMDSNTETSRSDDGQNSFTSSSLTPGDKKKSQRTMNAHFYWVTRELGSFEWFKGVMDEVAEMDHKGQIELHNYLTSVYEEGDARSTLITMVQALNHAKHGVDILSGTRVRTHFARPDWKEVFTKIASKHPYSTVGVFYCGMPMLAKELKVLSHELSHKTTTRFEFHKEYF, encoded by the exons ATGATGCCAACCGCGTCGTTTAGCTCGAAGCGGTCGACTTACAGCCACGGGTTTGAGTTACCGGGAAACTCCTCGCCGTCGTCGGTCGGCGGTGCAATGCTGCCGAAGTTTCTCAACGACCTCAACCAGGACTTGGTCGAAGTCACATTGGAGCTCGACGATGACGACGACGGCTCAATTGTCGTGTGCAGCGTCGCTCCCGCAAACGATGACTTGACGTCGTCGGAGGCCGCGGCGGCGAACGGGATTTTACGGAGGAGTCTTTCGGCGACGTCGAGGAGTATTCGGCGGACGTTCGGGTGGTTGAAATCGGCGTCTTCGAGGACGACGGCGTCGAACTCGGAGTCCGTGGCGGAGTTCACTCTGTCGGCTCGCGAGGCGAGGAGGATGAAGGCCAAGCTTCAACGGACGAGATCGAGCGCGCAGAGAGCTCTCAATGGGTTGAGATTCATCAGCAAGACGAATGCCGGAGGAAGTGACGCGGCGGAGCAGTGGCAGCAAGTGGAGGCGAGGTTCGAGTCGCTCGCCAAGGACGGCTTGCTCGCCAGTGCAGACTTCGGTGAATGTATAG GGATGGGGGACTCGGAGGAGTTTGCGGTGGGGATATTTGATGCATTGGCGAGAAGGCGGCGGCAGAAGATAAGCAAAATTACGAAAGAGGAGCTTCGCGACTTTTGGTTGCAGATTTCCGACAACAGCTTCGACGCGCGCCTTCAAATCTTCTTTGACAT GGCGGATAGCAATGACGATGGAAGAATCACAAGGGAAGGAGTTCGAGAG CTTATAATGCTCAGTGCTTCTGCAAACAAGCTATCTAAGCTGAAAGAACAAGCTGAAGATTATGCTTCATTAATAATGGAAGAGCTTGATCCCGAAAACTTCGGTTACATTGAG TTTTGGCAATTGGAAGCATTGCTTCTACAAAGAGATGTGTACTTAAACTACAGCAGACCATTGAGCACAGCAAGTGTATCTCGGAGTCAGAACCTCAGTTCCTTGAAGCCCAAGAATCTGGTCCGGAGACTGAGCCGTTCACTTCAGTGTCTCATACTCGAGAACTGGCAGCGCGGTTGGATTCTACTGCTGTGGGTTGTTGCAATGGCTTCCCTTTTTGGCTGGAAATTCTACCAATACAGAAAAAATAGGGCTGCATTTCAGGTCATGCACTATTGCTTGCCAGTGGCCAAAGGGGCTGCAGAGACTCTCAAGCTTAACATGGCTCTCGTACTCCTACCGGTCTGTCGAAACACGCTGACATGGCTTCGATCCACAAGAGCTAGGTGCTTCATCCCTTTTGATGACAACATTAATTTCCACAAG ATAATTGCATTTGCTATAGCAATTGGAATAATCATTCACGCCGGGAACCATCTGGCATGCGACTTTCCTCGCATAGTAAACTCATCGCCAGAAAAATTTGCACCGCTATCCTCAGATTTCCACAACAAAAAGCCCACCTATGAATTCCTACTCACCGGAACTGAAGGCACGACTGGAATTTTGATGGTGATTTTAATAGCCATCTCATTCACTCTAGCAGCACGTAGATTTCGGAGGAACATGGTGAGGCTTCCTGCTCCGTTCAACAAGTTGACTGGGTTTAATGCGTTCTGGTATTCTCATCATCTGCTAGGTCTTGTCTACATATTGCTGATCATACATGGAAGCTGCTTGTATTTAGCCCACAAGTGGTACGAGAAAACG ACATGGATGTACATCTTTGTTCCATTGTTGCTCTATGTGGCAGAACGCAGTCTGCGAACTTGTAGATCGAAGCATTATGCTGTTAAGATtttcaag GTTTCGGTCCTACCCGGAAATGTGATTAGCTTAatcatgtccaaaccacctggATTTAAGTACAAAAGTGGGCAGTACGTATTTCTACAATGCCCTACAATCTCCCCATTTGAATG GCATCCATTTTCCATTACCTCAGCGCCAGGAGATGAGTACCTCAGCGTTCACATCCGAACAGTAGGAGACTGGACTCGAGAATTGAAGCGAGCCATAGCGGAGGAAGATGATTCATCCCCTGCAGTACATTCGGCAAGATTTGTTCAGATTCGAAATCTGGATCGGAGAGG CCAACCCAGATTGTTTATCGACGGTCCATATGGGGCGCCAGCGCAGGACTCCCAGAGCTACGATGTCTTGCTCCTCGTGGGGCTTGGGATTGGAGCTACCCCTTTCATAAGCATTCTTCGAGATCTCCTCAACAGCACAAGAACAGCACAAGAACAGATG GATTCAAATACAGAAACTAGTAGATCAGACGACGGCCAAAATAGTTTTACGTCTTCAAGTTTGACGCCCGGTGACAAGAAGAAATCGCAGAGGACTATGAATGCTCACTTCTATTGGGTTACCAGAGAGCTTGGCTCTTTTGAGTGGTTTAAAGGAGTCATGGATGAGGTTGCAGAAATGGATCACAAA GGTCAGATTGAACTACACAACTATCTTACGAGTGTCTACGAAGAAGGTGACGCTAGGTCGACCCTAATCACCATGGTCCAAGCTCTAAACCACGCCAAACATGGCGTCGACATCCTGTCTGGCACCCGA GTAAGAACTCACTTCGCAAGACCGGATTGGAAAGAAGTGTTTACCAAGATAGCTTCCAAGCATCCGTATTCAACAGTAG GGGTATTCTACTGTGGGATGCCGATGTTGGCAAAGGAGCTGAAGGTGCTATCACATGAACTCAGTCACAAGACAACGACACGGTTTGAATTCCACAAGGAGTATTTCTAA
- the LOC137717356 gene encoding uncharacterized protein, with product MNENGGTKLTGIRQIVKFKEILQKWQAVTLGSRANSPRANNSPHSERRGGDPHSEKRGGESTTPSERGHGGISPAISQRLTNVICDSDEDICYSPEPPHDIPKGYLAVYVGPELRRFIVPTSYLSHSLFKVLLEKAEEEFGFDHSGGLTIPCETETFKYLLKCMENHQKAHPDDSPAGDWKVIQ from the exons ATGAATGAAAATGGTGGCACCAAGTTGACTGGAATCAGGCAGATCGTCAAGTTCAAAGAAATCCTGCAGAAGTGGCAAGCCGTCACGCTTGGCTCGAGGGCAAACAGCCCCCGAGCCAACAATAGTCCCCATTCTGAAAGAAGAGGAGGGGATCCCCATTCTGAAAAAAGAGGAGGGGAGAGCACCACTCCCTCTGAACGAGGCCATGGGGGTATTTCACCGGCAATTAGCCAGAGGCTAACAAATGTTATTTGTGACTCGGATGAGGATATATGCTACAGTCCCGAACCGCCACATGATATCCCCAAAGGATATTTGGCGGTTTATGTTGGACCGGAGCTTCGGAGGTTCATCGTTCCCACTAGCTACCTCAGTCACTCCCTTTTTAAAGTACTGCTGGAGAAGGCTGAGGAGGAATTTGGGTTTGATCATAGCGGCGGGCTCACAATCCCATGTGAGACTGAGACCTTCAAGTACCTCTTGAAGTGCATGGAGAACCATCAGAAAGCTCACCCCGATGACAGCCCAG CCGGAGACTGGAAAGTCATTCAATGA